In Pannonibacter sp. XCT-53, the sequence GGCCGACGTGCGCGCCCTGCGCGAGCGCAACCCCGGCATCCCGATCATCACCTACGTGAACACCTCGGCTGCGGTGAAGGCGGAGTGCGACATCTGCTGCACCTCGTCCAACGCGGTGCAGGTGGTGGAAAGCCTCGGCGTGCCGAAGGTGTTCCTGATCCCGGACAAGTATCTGGCCGCGAACGTCGCCCGGCAGACCAAGGTCGAGGTGCTGACCTGGGACGGAGCCTGCGAGGTGCACGAGCGCTTCACGGCGCAGGAGCTGCGGGACTATCGCAAGATCGACCCGGACGTGAAGATCATCGCCCATCCGGAGTGCCCGCCGGAGGTGGTGGACGAGGCCGACTTCGCCGGCTCGACCAAGCACATGATCGACTGGGTGAAGACCAACAGGCCGGCCAAGGTGATGATGATCACCGAATGCTCCATGGCCGACAACGTGGCGAGCGAGACGCCGGGCGTGGATTACATCCGCCCCTGCAACCTCTGCCCGCACATGAAGCGGATCACGCTGGCCAAGATCCTCGACGCGTTGATCGAGATGAAGGAAGAAGTGACCGTCGACCCGGCCGTGGCGGCGAAGGCGCGCCTTGCCGTGGAACGGATGATCAATCTGAAGATGTGACGCCGGTGGACGGGCGGGGCCGATGGCTCCGCCCGTTCCCGTCTCTGCTCTCCCCTCCGGCCTCCTCCGGGCTGTCGCGGCCTGCCCTGCACGTTGCCGCCTGCCGCCGGAGCCGCTAGGCTCCTGCCCGGTGTTCCGTCGATCAAGTGAAAGCCCTCCCATGGCAGTTCGTAGCGACCAGTTTGTTCCGGCCCAGTCCGCCCGCGGTGTGGACGATGTGGTCATCCTCGGCGGCGGTCTGGCCGGCCTGTTCTGCGCGCTGAAGCTGGCGCCACGGCCGGTGACGATCATTTCCAATGCCCCGATCGGCGAAGGGGCCTCCTCCGCCTGGGCGCAGGGCGGCATTGCCGCAGCGGTCACGGAGGACGACACGGCCGAGGCGCACATGGCCGACACGATCGCCGTCGGCGGTGGCCTGTGCCAGGACAAGATCGTCGCCATGATGACGGCGGAGGCCGGCCGGCGGGTGCGCGACCTGCTGAGCTACGGCGTGCCCTTCGACAAGGACCTCGAAGGCCGGCTTGCGGTCTCCCGCGAGGCGGCCCATTCCGCCAGCCGCGTGGTGCGGGTGCGCGGCGACATGGCCGGACGTGCCATCATGGACGCCCTGGTCGCGGCCGTGCGGCAGACGCCGTCGATCCGCGTCATCGAGGGCTTCCTGGGTGAAAGCCTGATCACCGAGGGCAAGTTCGTGACCGGCGTGATGGCGCGGCGGCGCGGCGGCCTGGAACGCCTTGCCTTCCAGGCGCCGGCGGTGGTGCTCGCCTCCGGCGGCATCGGCCATCTCTATGCCGTGACGACCAACCCCGGCGAGGCCAACGGCCATGGCATCGGCATGGCGGCCCGGGCCGGCGCGGTGATCGCCGACGCCGAATTCGTGCAGTTCCACCCGACCGCGCTCGACGTGGGCCGTGACCCGGCCCCGCTGGCGACCGAGGCGCTGCGCGGCGAAGGGGCAACGCTGATCAATTCCGCCGGCGAACGCTTCATGCAGGCCGTGCATCCGCTGATGGAACTTGCCCCGCGCGACATTGTTGCCCGCGCGATCTTCCGCGAGCGGGCTGCCGGACGCGGAGCCTTCCTCGACTGCCGCAGCGCCGTCGGGGCGAGCTTTGCCGACCGGTTCCCGACCGTGCATGCGGCGTGCCTGGCAGCGGGGATCGACCCCGTGACCGATCCGATCCCGGTCGCGCCGGCCGAGCATTACCACATGGGCGGCGTGCTGACGGATGCCAACGGACGCACCTCGCTGGACGGCCTGTGGGCCGCCGGGGAAGTGGCCTCCACCGGCGCCCACGGGGCCAACCGGCTGGCCTCGAACTCGCTGCTGGAGGCGGTCGTCTTCGCCGCGCGCATCGCCGAGGACATCCAGGGCCTGATGCCGACGCCGCGCACCGCCTATTGGGAAGCATTGGATGACGAACCGGGCCTGCCCAGCCAGCGCAACCAGGAGGAACGCGCGGCGATCTCGATCCTGCGCCAGACCATGAGCGACCTGGTCGGCGTGGAACGCGACGAGGCGGGCCTGCGGCTTGCGCTTGCCCGGATCGCCGCAGCCGAGACGCGGGTGCAGCGCACCTCGATCCGCAACATGATGATTGCCGGCAAGATCGTGGCCGCCGCGGCCCTGCAGCGCAAGGAAAGCCGGGGGGCGCATTTCCGCAAGGATGCGCCCGAGGCCGATCCCGCCCAGGCCAAGCGCAGCTATCTGACGCTGGATCAGGTGAACGCGGCCGCCGCCGCCGCCACCGCCGCCCACCCCAACGCCCTGACCGGCGTGACCAGCGCGGTGGCAGCAGGAGAAACGGCATGAGCGCGCGCCCCCTGCCCGAGCTGCCGCAGCTGATGATCGACGATGCGGTGCATGCGGCGCTGCTTGAAGACTGGGGCCGGGCCGGCGATGTGACCAGCCAGGCGACCATCGGCCGCGACGTGCGCGCGAGCGCCGTGATTGCCGCCCGCAAGCCCGGCGCACTGGCCGGCATCCGTCTGGCGCAGGCCGCCTTCCGCCTGACCTCGCCGGAGCTGCGGGTGGAGGTGCTGGTCGAGGACGGGGCGCGGCTTGCCCCCGGGCAGGTGGTGGCCCGCATCGAGGGGCCGGCACGGGCGCTGCTGTCGGCCGAGCGGGTGGCGCTGAACTATCTGGGTCACCTGTCGGGGATCGCCACGGCGACCGCCCGGTTTGCCGAGGCCATTGCCCACACGCGGGCGCAGATCGTCTGCACGCGCAAGACGACGCCGGGGCTGCGCGCCTTCGAGAAATATGCCGTGCGCTGCGGCGGCGGCATGAACCACCGCTTCGGCCTCGATGACGCGATCCTGATCAAGGACAATCACATCGCCGTCGCCGGCGGTGTCACCGCCGCCATCGCCTCGGCCAAGGCCTTCGCCGGCCATCTGGTGAAGATCGAGGTGGAGGTGGACACGCTGGAGCAGCTGAAGGAGGCCATCCCCGCCGGGCCTGACGTCATCATGCTCGACAACATGGGGCCGGAGCGCCTTGCGGACGCGGTGGCACTCGTGCGGGCGGCCGTCGGTGACCGGATCCGGCTGGAGGCGTCAGGCGGCATCGATCTGGACACGGTCCGGGCGGTGGCGGAAACGGGGGTGGACCTCATTTCCTCCGGCTGGATCACCCATTCCGCGCCGGTGCTCGACCTCGGCCTCGACATCGGGATCGGCTGATCCCGCCGCGCGCGGCCTCAGCCTGCCAGGATACCGAGCCCGACCACGGCGACGACCGCGCCCAGCGCCCGCGACACACGCAGCCCGGTCTGGCTTCCGGCGCCGAGCAGCGTGCCGATGGCCCAGCCGAGCAGCAGGCCGCCGGCATGCAGCAGCGCGGTCGCCAGCACGAAGCCGGCCGCATAGCCCAGTTCGCCGGCCGAGCCGATCTCGCCGCCATGGGCATGACCGTGGAACAGGGCGAAGACCGCGACAAGTGCCGCCCCCGGCCCGACCGGAAGGCGGACCGCCATGGCGACCAGCAGCCCGAGACCGACGACAGAGGCCGCGATCACGGGCTCGACGAAGGGCAGCGGCAGGCCGGCCACCGCCAGGCCGAAGCCAAGGACCATGGTCGCGACAAAGGCCGCAGGCACCAGCAGCAGCGCGCGGCCCCCCAGCGTGAAGGCCCAGAGGCCGACAGCCACCATCACCAGAACATGATCAAGCCCGAAGACCGGATGGGTGAAGCCGGCGGCAAAGGAGCCATGCGCCACCGGATCGAGGTGCGCGTGGGCCGGAAGCGCCGGAAGCAGGATGACGGAGGCGGTGAGCAGCAGGCGCTGGAACATGGACTATCCTTCCGCGAAAGCAGATGCAGGCCCGAACAGGGACCGATGCGAGTGTTTCTGCTTCGGGAGGATCCGCCAAGCCCAAAGGAGCGGCATCGGCTGTCGGGTCTGGCACAGTCGCGCGCTGTGACGTCGGCCGGCCCGGGCGACGCCCGGCAACCTACATTGGCAAGGCTCGGGCTGTGCCTTAGGCCGGCAGCGCAGCCGCAGGCCGCCGGCCGGGGGGCCGGAGGGCGGGATGCCCGCCGTCCGGCCTTCGGAAACGGCAGCTGTCTGCCTCAAAAATGGTCAGCCGTTGCGGCGGGCGCCGTCTCGCTGGCCACGCGCCTGAACCTCGGCAGCAAGCTGGGCCGGCCCGCCGACCTGCGGCTTGCGCGGGCCCTGGCCGCTGCGGGCCGCAGGCTTGGCACCCGCCGGCTGCTGACCCCGGCCGTGCGACTGCGACCGGGCGGGCTTGGCGGTTGCCTCGCCGCTCCGGCGGTCATCCCCGTGAGACGGGGTGTTGCGCGAGGGACCGTTGCGCGACTGGCCGTTGCGGCCCTGACCCTGCCGCTGGCCCTGGGACTGGCCCTGGGACTGGCCCTGACGGCCACGGGCCGGACGCGGGGCGGCGTTGCGGCCCTCGGGCGGCGCCTCGCCACTGGCGACCGGGATCCGGATGCCGGTCAGCTTCTCGATGTCGCGCAGCTGGGTGATCTCGTCCGGGGCACAGAAGGCGATGGCATCGCCATCGGCTCCGGCGCGGGCCGTGCGGCCGATGCGGTGGACATAGCTTTCCGGCACATCCGGCAAATCGAAGTTGTAGACATGGCTGACGCCCGGGATGTCGATGCCGCGGGCGGCCACGTCGGTGGCAACAAGGATGCGGGTCTCGCCCGTCTTCAGTTCCTTGATGGCGCGGTCACGCTGGTTCTGGCTCTTGTTGCCATGGATGGCATTGGCCTTGAGGCCGGCGGCCACGAGCTTGCGGACGACCTTGTCGGCGCCATGCTTGGTGCGGGCAAAGACCAGCGACAGGTCTTCCGGCCGCTCGCTGAGGCAGGCGATCAGCTTGTCGATCTTCTCGGCCTGCGAGAGGAAGTGCACGCACTGGGTGACCTTGTCGGCGGTGCGACCGGCAGGCGCGACCTCGACGCGGATCGGATCGTTCAGGTAGGAGCGCGACAGGTCCTCGATCTGCTTCGGCATGGTGGCCGAGAACAGCAGCGTCTGGCGCTTCTTCGGGATCAGCGTGGCGATGCGGCGCAGGGCGTGGATGAAGCCGAGATCCAGCATCTGGTCGGCCTCGTCGAGCACCAGATATTCCACCATGTCGAGACGCAGGGCGTTGCGCTCGATCAGGTCGATCAGGCGGCCGGGGGTCGCCACGAGAATGTCGCAGCCACGCGCCATGCGCTTGATCTGCGGGCCCATGGAGACACCGCCCATGATGGTGGTGACCTGGAGCGGCGAGCCCTTGACGAAGGTGACGAGGTTCTGGGCGATCTGGTTCACCAGCTCGCGGGTCGGGGCGAGGATCAGCGCCCGGGTGGCGCGGGGCGCGGCGGCCGCCGGATGCGCCAGCAGGCGCTCCACCAGCGGCAGCCCGAAGGCGGCGGTCTTGCCGGTGCCGGTCTGGGCCAGGCCCATCAGGTCGTTGCCGGCCAGCACATGCGGGATGGCGGCCTGCTGGATCGGGGTCGGGGTGGTGTAGCCGGCCGCAGTGATCGCCTTGAGGAGGGAAGACGACAGGCCAAGGGTAGAGAATTCGGTCAAGAAATGTCCTTCACAGGCAGCGCGGCGCCTCTGGCCCGCGCGCGGTGACGGCCGGCGCCCGCTAGGGACCGGCTTCAGGCGGTTGCGGTCCCTGCCCTGCGTCGCGAGCCTCATTGCCCGCCGACCAGCAAGAACCGTCAGAACCCCGCGTGACATGGGAACTTGGAGAAAAAGACGCCGGACCGTTGGTCCCGTGCGAGCCGCGATCCCTGTTCCCGCTGTCTCCGTTGCCTGGCGACACAGCGACCGGGCGGTCGTCTGGACACGGGCGTCAGCCCCGACGCGGCACATGCAGGCCGCGATGCCCTGCAGGAGCGAGGGCGGGCGCGTGGAGAGGGAACGGGTCGCTCACGCGGCGACCGGATCACATCTGCCTGCTGTATCTGCCTTGTGCGCTGCAATGTCAAGCACGGCCTGCAGGGCGTCAGCCCGGAGGTCGCGGCCGCCTAGTCCTGCGGCGGCGTCAGGGAGAGGCCGGTGCGGGCGGAAATCGTGCGCTGCTCGTAGGCGACGTTCCAGTCGATCAGCACCCGCCAGACCGTTTCGGCCTGCTCCGGCTCGAGGCCGAGGGCAGCCGCGCGGGCACGGATGTCGGCCAGCATGGTGTCGATGCGGTGCTGGTCGTAGGCCTCGTCCGGATGCTGCTTGATCTCCGCCATGCGGCGGACGTAGGTCTGCCGCTCGGCAAAGAGGGCGACCAGCGCACGGTCGAGCCGGTCGATCTCGTGCCGGATGTGCGCCTTCTCCGTGCAATCGGCGGCACTGCGCAGGCGCTGGTCCCGAATGTCCGTCACGTGAGCCCCTTCCTCCTCGATGATCTCGCAGGTGCGGTAGCCGCCCGCCCGGCTGACGTCAAGCGCCGGATCGTCGCAACGGCAGGTCTCAGAACAGCGACAGCTGCACGCCGCCGGTCTGGGGCGCGGTGAACAGCTCCGTGGTGAGCTTGCGCCGGCGCTGGTTGAGACCGAGGCGACGGGCGGTCAGGGCGAAGCGCTGGCCGATCTGCTGGGCATAGGGCCCCTGCCCCTTCATCCGCTGTCCCCATTCGGCGTCGTAATCCTTGCCGCCGCGCATGGAGCGCAGGATGTTCATGACATGGCGGTAGCGGTCCGGCCGGTTGCGCAGCAGCCAGTCGCGGAAGAGTTCCGAAACTTCCAGCGGCAGGCGCAGCAGCACATAGCCGGCCTCGGTGGCCCCGTTGCCGGCTGCCGCCTCCAGGATCGCCTCGATCTCGCTGTCGGTGAGGGCCGGAATGATCGGGGCCATCATGACGGAGACCGGAACGCCCGCCTCGGACAGTCCCTTGATCGCGGCCAGGCGACGGTGCGGCGCGCTGGCGCGGGGCTCCAGCGTGCGGGCGATGTCGCGGTCAAGCGAGGTGATCGACAGGGCGACCTTGGCCAGCCCCTTCTCCGCCATGCGGGCAAGGATGTCCACATCCCGCAGGACAAGCGCGGACTTGGTGACGATGCCGACCGGATGCCCGGTGCGCTCCAGCACCTCGAGGATCTCGCGCATCAGCCGGTAGCGGCGCTCGATCGGCTGGTAGGGATCGGTGTTGGTGCCGATGGCGATGGTGCGGGGCTGGTAGCCGGGGCGGCCCAGCTCGCGCTCCAGCAGCTCGGCCGCATTGGGCTTGGCAAAGAGCCGGGTCTCGAAATCGAGCCCCGGCGACAGGCCCATGAAGGCATGGGACGGGCGGGCGAAACAGTAGACGCAGCCATGCTCGCAGCCGCGATAGGGGTTGATCGACCGGTCGAAGGAAATGTCCGGCGAGGTGTTGCGGGTGATGATGCTGCGGGCCTTTTCCTCCTGCACGGTGGTCTTGAGCGGCGGCAGGTCATCCAGCGTCTCCCAGCCGTCGTCGAAGGCCTCGCGCTGCTCGCGCTCGAAGCGGCCGGAGCGGTTGAGACCGGCACCGCGGCCCCGCCGCAGATCCTCCGCCACGCGCGCGCCGGCCAGTGCCGTGTCGCTGCTGACCTGATCGATCAGGGTAATTGCCGCCATGGGTCCGCGTTCCTCGACTCGCCAATGAGAACATTACCGGAACATTAGCCGAAAACGCAGACGCGGCAAGGGCCTCCCTCGC encodes:
- a CDS encoding chorismate mutase, with amino-acid sequence MTDIRDQRLRSAADCTEKAHIRHEIDRLDRALVALFAERQTYVRRMAEIKQHPDEAYDQHRIDTMLADIRARAAALGLEPEQAETVWRVLIDWNVAYEQRTISARTGLSLTPPQD
- the nadC gene encoding carboxylating nicotinate-nucleotide diphosphorylase, whose protein sequence is MSARPLPELPQLMIDDAVHAALLEDWGRAGDVTSQATIGRDVRASAVIAARKPGALAGIRLAQAAFRLTSPELRVEVLVEDGARLAPGQVVARIEGPARALLSAERVALNYLGHLSGIATATARFAEAIAHTRAQIVCTRKTTPGLRAFEKYAVRCGGGMNHRFGLDDAILIKDNHIAVAGGVTAAIASAKAFAGHLVKIEVEVDTLEQLKEAIPAGPDVIMLDNMGPERLADAVALVRAAVGDRIRLEASGGIDLDTVRAVAETGVDLISSGWITHSAPVLDLGLDIGIG
- a CDS encoding PA0069 family radical SAM protein translates to MAAITLIDQVSSDTALAGARVAEDLRRGRGAGLNRSGRFEREQREAFDDGWETLDDLPPLKTTVQEEKARSIITRNTSPDISFDRSINPYRGCEHGCVYCFARPSHAFMGLSPGLDFETRLFAKPNAAELLERELGRPGYQPRTIAIGTNTDPYQPIERRYRLMREILEVLERTGHPVGIVTKSALVLRDVDILARMAEKGLAKVALSITSLDRDIARTLEPRASAPHRRLAAIKGLSEAGVPVSVMMAPIIPALTDSEIEAILEAAAGNGATEAGYVLLRLPLEVSELFRDWLLRNRPDRYRHVMNILRSMRGGKDYDAEWGQRMKGQGPYAQQIGQRFALTARRLGLNQRRRKLTTELFTAPQTGGVQLSLF
- a CDS encoding HupE/UreJ family protein, producing MFQRLLLTASVILLPALPAHAHLDPVAHGSFAAGFTHPVFGLDHVLVMVAVGLWAFTLGGRALLLVPAAFVATMVLGFGLAVAGLPLPFVEPVIAASVVGLGLLVAMAVRLPVGPGAALVAVFALFHGHAHGGEIGSAGELGYAAGFVLATALLHAGGLLLGWAIGTLLGAGSQTGLRVSRALGAVVAVVGLGILAG
- the nadA gene encoding quinolinate synthase NadA; this translates as MATTLISSGSTCQVKPAADLAIDRHGSVARPVLAYTEEVARATAPIYEKVKHIIPAIEWPALAPTIHAINTLKKERNAVILAHNYMTPDIFHGVADVVGDSLQLAVEATRTDADVIVQCGVHFMAETSKILNPTKTVLIPDMRAGCSLAESVTAADVRALRERNPGIPIITYVNTSAAVKAECDICCTSSNAVQVVESLGVPKVFLIPDKYLAANVARQTKVEVLTWDGACEVHERFTAQELRDYRKIDPDVKIIAHPECPPEVVDEADFAGSTKHMIDWVKTNRPAKVMMITECSMADNVASETPGVDYIRPCNLCPHMKRITLAKILDALIEMKEEVTVDPAVAAKARLAVERMINLKM
- a CDS encoding L-aspartate oxidase produces the protein MAVRSDQFVPAQSARGVDDVVILGGGLAGLFCALKLAPRPVTIISNAPIGEGASSAWAQGGIAAAVTEDDTAEAHMADTIAVGGGLCQDKIVAMMTAEAGRRVRDLLSYGVPFDKDLEGRLAVSREAAHSASRVVRVRGDMAGRAIMDALVAAVRQTPSIRVIEGFLGESLITEGKFVTGVMARRRGGLERLAFQAPAVVLASGGIGHLYAVTTNPGEANGHGIGMAARAGAVIADAEFVQFHPTALDVGRDPAPLATEALRGEGATLINSAGERFMQAVHPLMELAPRDIVARAIFRERAAGRGAFLDCRSAVGASFADRFPTVHAACLAAGIDPVTDPIPVAPAEHYHMGGVLTDANGRTSLDGLWAAGEVASTGAHGANRLASNSLLEAVVFAARIAEDIQGLMPTPRTAYWEALDDEPGLPSQRNQEERAAISILRQTMSDLVGVERDEAGLRLALARIAAAETRVQRTSIRNMMIAGKIVAAAALQRKESRGAHFRKDAPEADPAQAKRSYLTLDQVNAAAAAATAAHPNALTGVTSAVAAGETA
- a CDS encoding DEAD/DEAH box helicase, with the protein product MTEFSTLGLSSSLLKAITAAGYTTPTPIQQAAIPHVLAGNDLMGLAQTGTGKTAAFGLPLVERLLAHPAAAAPRATRALILAPTRELVNQIAQNLVTFVKGSPLQVTTIMGGVSMGPQIKRMARGCDILVATPGRLIDLIERNALRLDMVEYLVLDEADQMLDLGFIHALRRIATLIPKKRQTLLFSATMPKQIEDLSRSYLNDPIRVEVAPAGRTADKVTQCVHFLSQAEKIDKLIACLSERPEDLSLVFARTKHGADKVVRKLVAAGLKANAIHGNKSQNQRDRAIKELKTGETRILVATDVAARGIDIPGVSHVYNFDLPDVPESYVHRIGRTARAGADGDAIAFCAPDEITQLRDIEKLTGIRIPVASGEAPPEGRNAAPRPARGRQGQSQGQSQGQRQGQGRNGQSRNGPSRNTPSHGDDRRSGEATAKPARSQSHGRGQQPAGAKPAARSGQGPRKPQVGGPAQLAAEVQARGQRDGARRNG